The following proteins come from a genomic window of Miscanthus floridulus cultivar M001 chromosome 2, ASM1932011v1, whole genome shotgun sequence:
- the LOC136538612 gene encoding putative B3 domain-containing protein Os03g0621600, with the protein MRKPGKRSRERHAYFCSNHKDEKDKYFFKVLVGDFRERLAIPGKFVQRFRGLIPNSVKLESRCGHTFDVEVAKNLGKVVLQTGWMEFVTAHDLNMGDFLVFKYDGTSRLKVMIFDLSCCEKVPSCLVKRNHIRGRERREEHIEISSSSEDLPMESHGSKRKAWKERKGSMNVKTRDKNSCYDTGYILPRGTYLNCVQMKKLKEKVRASTSTIPIYGCIMKKSNVQGRAQTMDMPRVYAEVYLPFEDQTLMLQCCGKSWEVRCLIQKGNPGTKRFLQGRKQFASDNKLQLGDLCLFELHENTKYTMKVHVIRAK; encoded by the exons ATGAGAAAGCCGGGTAAGAGAAGCAGGGAGAGGCATGCATATTTCTGTTCGAATCACAAGGATGAGAAGGACAAGTATTTCTTCAAGGTTCTGGTTGGTGATTTTCGTGAACGATTG GCCATACCTGGTAAATTCGTGCAACGTTTCAGAGGGCTAATACCAAACAGTGTTAAGCTAGAATCACGCTGTGGACACACTTTTGATGTTGAAGTAGCTAAGAATCTGGGCAAAGTAGTCCTTCAAACGGGATGGATGGAGTTTGTTACTGCCCATGACTTGAACATGGGGGACTTCTTGGTATTCAAGTACGACGGGACTTCTCGATTGAAGGTTATGATATTTGATCTTAGTTGTTGCGAGAAAGTGCCATCATGCCTTGTGAAGAGAAACCATATCCGTGGCAGAGAAAGAAGGGAAGAGCATATTGAAATTTCAAGCAGTTCTGAAGATCTTCCCATGGAATCCCATGGAAGTAAAAGGAAAGCGTGGAAGGAAAGGAAGGGAAGTATGAATGTTAAGACTA GAGATAAGAATTCATGTTATGACACAGGTTACATCCTTCCACGGGGAACATATCTTAACTGTGTGCAGATGAAGAAACTGAAAGAGAAAGTCCGAGCTAGTACTTCTACAATCCCCATCTACGGATGCATCATGAAGAAGAGCAATGTTCAAGGAAGAGCTCAGACTATG GACATGCCAAGAGTATATGCTGAGGTATATCTACCATTTGAGGACCAAACACTGATGCTTCAATGCTGTGGCAAGAGTTGGGAAGTGCGGTGTCTAATTCAGAAGGGAAACCCCGGAACAAAAAGGTTTTTGCAAGGGCGGAAACAGTTTGCTTCTGACAACAAGTTGCAGCTGGGAGATCTCTGCCTCTTTGAGCTACATGAAAACACAAAGTACACGATGAAAGTGCATGTCATTCGCGCAAAATGA